Proteins co-encoded in one Enterobacter sp. R4-368 genomic window:
- a CDS encoding LutB/LldF family L-lactate oxidation iron-sulfur protein, translated as MSLKTSNVPFYDRVQQQIDDPVMRHAVANAQDRIGINRQKMVDELENWPDWRSHAAEIRAHVLDNLDAYLYQLSEKIRANGGHVFFADTHEDATRYILQVAGEKRARKIVKSKSMVTEEIGMNAALEAAGIEVVETDLGEYILQLAKDAPSHVVVPAIHRDRHQIQQVLREKLGYNGPETPEAMTRFIRQKIREDFLSADIGITGCNFAVAETGTLSLVSNEGNARLCTTVPKTHIAVMGMERVVPTFAELDVILTMLARSAVGARLTGYNTWLTGAKGSMESDGPESFHLVIVDNGRSQVLGSPFQDILRCIRCGACMNTCPAYRHIGGHGYGSIYPGPVGAVLTPLLGGYDDFKNLPYACSLCTACDDVCPVRIPLSSLILEHRRTLAESGRTPAMERHTVHLFNYANRHPRLWKVGMVAGARAAQLMIRNGKMPFTISAIGKWTEARDLPAADGESFRSWFKKHQKQHKNGEQA; from the coding sequence ATGTCGCTAAAAACCAGCAATGTTCCTTTTTATGACCGGGTACAGCAGCAAATTGACGATCCGGTAATGCGCCACGCCGTGGCGAACGCGCAGGATCGGATCGGTATCAACCGGCAGAAAATGGTCGATGAACTGGAAAACTGGCCCGACTGGCGCTCGCACGCCGCTGAAATTCGTGCCCATGTTCTCGACAATCTCGATGCCTATCTTTACCAGTTAAGCGAAAAGATCCGCGCTAACGGCGGTCACGTCTTTTTCGCCGATACGCATGAAGATGCCACCCGCTATATTTTGCAGGTTGCCGGGGAAAAACGGGCGCGCAAAATCGTTAAATCGAAGTCGATGGTCACCGAAGAGATCGGCATGAACGCCGCGCTTGAAGCGGCTGGCATTGAGGTCGTGGAAACGGATCTGGGCGAGTATATTCTGCAACTCGCCAAAGATGCCCCCTCACACGTGGTGGTACCGGCCATTCATCGGGATCGCCATCAAATTCAGCAGGTGTTGCGCGAAAAGCTGGGTTATAACGGCCCCGAAACGCCGGAAGCCATGACGCGTTTTATTCGCCAGAAGATCCGCGAGGATTTTCTCAGCGCCGACATCGGCATTACCGGCTGCAACTTTGCAGTCGCGGAAACCGGCACGCTCAGTCTGGTGAGCAATGAAGGCAATGCCCGGCTTTGTACCACCGTGCCGAAAACGCATATCGCCGTGATGGGCATGGAGCGCGTGGTGCCGACATTCGCCGAGCTGGACGTCATCCTCACCATGCTGGCGCGCAGCGCGGTTGGCGCCCGTCTTACGGGATATAACACCTGGCTTACCGGCGCGAAAGGCAGCATGGAGAGCGACGGGCCGGAATCGTTCCATCTGGTTATTGTCGACAATGGCCGCTCGCAGGTGCTGGGCTCGCCTTTCCAGGACATCCTGCGCTGCATACGCTGCGGTGCCTGCATGAATACCTGCCCGGCCTACCGTCATATCGGCGGACACGGTTACGGCTCAATCTATCCCGGCCCGGTTGGCGCGGTGCTTACGCCGTTGCTCGGCGGTTATGATGATTTCAAAAACCTGCCCTATGCCTGCTCGTTATGTACCGCCTGCGATGATGTTTGCCCGGTGCGCATTCCGCTGTCGTCACTGATCCTTGAACACCGCCGCACGCTGGCGGAAAGCGGAAGAACGCCCGCCATGGAAAGACACACCGTTCATCTGTTCAATTACGCCAACCGTCACCCCCGGCTGTGGAAAGTTGGCATGGTTGCTGGCGCACGCGCCGCCCAACTGATGATCCGCAACGGCAAGATGCCCTTTACGATCTCAGCCATCGGCAAGTGGACGGAGGCCCGCGATCTGCCCGCTGCCGATGGCGAGAGTTTCCGCAGTTGGTTTAAAAAACACCAAAAACAGCATAAAAACGGGGAGCAAGCCTGA
- a CDS encoding (Fe-S)-binding protein produces MNVNFFVTCIGDALKSRMARNSVLLLEQLGCRVQFPEKQGCCGQPAINSGYIRDALPGMKAQIAALEINDYPIISPAGSCMNAIRHYGDWLVDEPEWAMRAAKVASRMVDLTSFIVNQLGVTDVGARLPGRAVYHPSCSLFRKLGVRDEPLILLREVRDLEIVPFGAQETCCGFGGTFSVKMAEISGEMVKEKVAHIMQARPDYLIGADASCLLNIGGRLQREGQNVSVLHIADVLMSR; encoded by the coding sequence ATGAACGTAAATTTTTTTGTTACCTGCATTGGGGACGCACTTAAATCGCGCATGGCGCGAAACAGTGTCCTGCTACTCGAACAGTTAGGCTGCCGTGTGCAGTTTCCTGAAAAACAGGGCTGCTGCGGTCAACCGGCAATTAATAGCGGCTACATTCGTGACGCCTTGCCGGGTATGAAAGCGCAAATTGCGGCGCTGGAAATCAACGACTACCCGATTATCTCGCCTGCCGGTTCCTGCATGAACGCGATCCGCCACTATGGGGACTGGCTGGTCGATGAACCTGAGTGGGCGATGCGCGCCGCGAAGGTTGCCAGCCGCATGGTTGATCTGACCTCCTTTATCGTTAACCAGCTTGGCGTAACCGACGTCGGCGCGCGCCTGCCAGGACGGGCGGTCTATCACCCCTCATGCAGCCTGTTTCGTAAGCTCGGGGTACGTGATGAACCGCTAATACTGCTGCGCGAAGTGCGTGATCTGGAAATTGTACCGTTTGGCGCCCAGGAAACCTGCTGCGGATTTGGCGGCACCTTTTCGGTCAAAATGGCCGAAATTTCCGGCGAGATGGTGAAAGAAAAGGTCGCGCATATCATGCAAGCCAGGCCGGATTACCTGATTGGCGCGGATGCCAGTTGCCTGCTGAATATCGGCGGGCGTTTACAGCGTGAAGGCCAGAACGTGAGTGTGCTGCATATCGCTGATGTGCTGATGAGCCGCTAA
- a CDS encoding lactate utilization protein C, protein MENRDAFMQKIAGRLGREPRQIPPPLEFAGHTPLTSRYAGQIQQHPCDSFIEYATTVMQAHCEVAPLAQIPQLAERICNQYGGGPLLISGDARLANIGISAHLQNTFPAHCWDSASGEENLRRAAQASIGVVYAEYGLCETGGVVLFSSPLQGRAISLLPTTTLFVIYKSRLLYGVTQLAHVLRQRVKEGETLPSCINLIAGPSSTADIELIKVVGVHGPLNAVYLIIEDC, encoded by the coding sequence ATGGAAAACCGCGATGCGTTTATGCAAAAAATTGCCGGACGGCTCGGTCGCGAACCGCGTCAGATACCGCCGCCGCTGGAGTTTGCCGGACACACTCCGCTGACAAGCCGCTATGCCGGACAGATCCAGCAGCACCCCTGCGACAGTTTTATCGAATATGCGACCACGGTTATGCAGGCCCACTGCGAAGTGGCTCCGCTGGCACAAATTCCCCAGCTTGCCGAACGGATCTGTAACCAGTACGGCGGCGGTCCGCTGCTGATTAGCGGCGACGCCCGGCTGGCAAACATCGGTATCAGCGCGCATTTGCAGAACACATTTCCAGCACATTGCTGGGATTCAGCCAGCGGAGAAGAGAATCTGCGGCGCGCCGCACAAGCCAGTATTGGCGTGGTCTACGCCGAATATGGTCTGTGCGAAACCGGCGGTGTGGTGCTCTTTTCCTCCCCGCTACAGGGGCGTGCTATCAGCCTGCTGCCCACCACCACCCTGTTCGTTATCTATAAGAGCAGATTGCTGTATGGCGTCACACAACTGGCGCACGTTTTGCGCCAGCGGGTGAAGGAAGGCGAAACGCTTCCCTCGTGTATCAATCTTATCGCCGGACCAAGTTCGACGGCCGATATTGAGCTGATTAAAGTCGTCGGCGTCCACGGGCCGCTTAATGCCGTCTACTTAATTATTGAAGATTGCTGA
- a CDS encoding helix-turn-helix transcriptional regulator has translation MRKKSSLYLMSLTIQDILQWIERNIAEPLPLGVLAKKSGYSAWHFQRGFKQIAGMSPGVYIRYRRMVIAKALLSETHRSITDIALHLGYQQQSTFCRAFREQYQLTPRQYRLLAQEQSTQE, from the coding sequence ATGAGAAAAAAGTCCTCGTTATATCTGATGAGCTTAACCATCCAGGATATTCTCCAGTGGATAGAGCGCAATATTGCCGAACCCTTACCGCTTGGCGTGTTAGCGAAAAAATCCGGTTACTCTGCCTGGCATTTCCAGCGCGGTTTTAAACAAATCGCCGGCATGTCGCCTGGCGTGTACATCCGCTACCGGCGCATGGTGATTGCGAAAGCGTTGCTGAGCGAAACGCATCGCTCTATTACGGATATTGCGCTGCACCTGGGTTACCAGCAGCAATCAACATTCTGCCGCGCGTTTCGCGAACAGTATCAGTTAACACCAAGACAATATCGCCTGCTTGCTCAGGAGCAGTCGACGCAGGAATAA
- the gcvA gene encoding transcriptional regulator GcvA, translating to MRDLPPTATLRAFEVATRHTTFTAAAAELCITQSAVSHQLKNLEEIWGLPLFQRGKTLSLTPAGAALAPLVREFFSKLETTLADLREQKGRVRLRVNTTYSFALKWLLPRLPDLARLHPEILVTLESTDQAINFASTDADVAIRFGHGNYPALHTEFMFREQLFPVASPALLQRFGTPDEPAELLRYPLLTRDGADLVPKWDAWFKQVGVNTDVLHENVRFADTNMTIEAALLGQGIALARSGHVEKEIADGSLVRLFDVPFPSPAAYYFVCPQGIETQPHIVTFRSWLLAESQQAQLNYC from the coding sequence ATGCGTGATCTTCCCCCCACTGCGACACTGCGCGCTTTTGAAGTGGCAACCCGCCACACCACCTTTACCGCGGCGGCGGCAGAGCTGTGTATAACGCAAAGTGCCGTCAGTCATCAGCTAAAAAATCTCGAGGAAATCTGGGGATTACCGCTGTTTCAGCGCGGCAAAACCCTCAGCCTGACGCCAGCCGGTGCCGCGCTCGCCCCGCTGGTACGTGAATTTTTCAGCAAACTGGAAACCACGCTGGCGGATTTGCGCGAGCAAAAAGGCCGGGTGCGGCTGCGCGTCAACACCACTTACTCTTTTGCGCTGAAATGGTTGCTCCCACGCTTGCCGGATCTGGCGCGCTTACACCCGGAAATTCTGGTCACGCTGGAAAGCACCGATCAGGCCATTAACTTCGCCAGCACCGATGCTGATGTGGCGATCCGCTTTGGTCACGGGAATTATCCGGCGCTGCATACAGAATTTATGTTCCGCGAGCAGCTTTTCCCGGTTGCCAGCCCGGCACTTTTGCAGCGTTTTGGCACGCCGGATGAACCTGCCGAACTGCTGCGCTACCCGCTGCTGACGCGCGATGGCGCCGATCTGGTTCCCAAATGGGACGCCTGGTTTAAGCAGGTCGGCGTTAATACCGATGTGCTGCATGAGAACGTGCGTTTCGCCGATACCAATATGACCATCGAAGCGGCGTTACTGGGCCAGGGAATTGCGCTGGCGCGCAGTGGGCACGTTGAAAAGGAGATCGCCGACGGCTCGCTGGTACGGCTTTTTGACGTGCCTTTCCCGTCGCCGGCCGCCTATTATTTTGTCTGCCCGCAGGGGATCGAAACACAGCCGCACATTGTGACATTCCGCAGCTGGCTGTTAGCAGAGTCACAACAGGCACAGCTTAACTATTGCTAA
- a CDS encoding phosphotransferase: MTAQDLSKMGAANVALFVDEHGQRVIEKYPVSEVEYAFYQHVAHRLNAAKIASPGLLFADPARQLVRLEYIPHPVSQDAVAGDEVLAMLARLHRVAPEASWRYHPHSWSVSALEKSLALLALPEPASQQLRRFQQSSEVLFRHPGLISGDSNAGNWGRRHNGELVLFDWERFSTGSPAIDLAPLIKGMGTTHAFQALAGRYCRIADHATPRELGREIALAKAWIVTEVVTLLAERQKTDLQRYLAWYRQHLPDWLDSTVTLL; encoded by the coding sequence ATGACAGCTCAGGATTTATCAAAAATGGGGGCTGCGAACGTGGCGCTTTTTGTTGATGAGCATGGCCAGCGCGTCATTGAGAAATATCCCGTCAGTGAGGTTGAATATGCTTTCTATCAACATGTGGCGCACCGGCTCAACGCGGCAAAGATTGCCTCGCCAGGGCTGTTATTCGCCGATCCGGCGCGGCAGTTAGTAAGGCTTGAGTATATTCCCCACCCGGTTTCGCAGGATGCCGTGGCAGGTGATGAGGTGTTAGCGATGCTGGCTCGCTTGCATCGCGTTGCGCCAGAGGCGTCATGGCGCTATCACCCGCACAGCTGGTCAGTTTCCGCGCTGGAAAAATCGCTGGCGCTGCTGGCGTTGCCGGAACCGGCTTCGCAACAACTGCGCCGTTTTCAGCAATCCAGCGAGGTGCTCTTTCGCCATCCGGGGTTAATTTCCGGCGACAGCAATGCGGGTAACTGGGGACGACGGCATAACGGCGAGCTGGTGCTCTTCGACTGGGAACGATTTTCCACGGGAAGCCCGGCGATTGACCTCGCGCCGCTGATAAAAGGGATGGGCACCACACACGCTTTTCAGGCGCTTGCCGGGCGCTATTGTCGTATTGCGGATCATGCAACACCGCGCGAACTCGGCCGGGAGATTGCCCTCGCCAAAGCGTGGATTGTCACCGAAGTGGTCACGCTGCTTGCTGAGCGGCAGAAAACCGATCTTCAGCGCTATCTCGCCTGGTACCGGCAACATCTTCCGGACTGGTTAGACAGCACCGTTACCCTGCTCTGA
- a CDS encoding DMT family transporter, with the protein MPTYLVLLTLFAALLHASWNTLLRGGTDRLWSMTIMCATIALTCIVVAPFLPLPAYASWKYALLSAVLHVGYNLSLVRSYQSGDLGQTYPIARGASPLMVTLAAALFVGEKMAVNALAGIGLISGGILLLVLQRRRLALPGLKYSLVTGAFIAAYSVVDGIGVRIAGNAIAYTVWMSALWGALMPALYIGLRGTKSLLRWRPDVWPAAAGGLVSLLAYGIIIYAMATAPMGAVSALRETSVLFAALLGYLFLGETLTLRKVLACMVIATGTVMIG; encoded by the coding sequence ATGCCCACTTACCTTGTTTTACTGACGTTATTCGCCGCCCTGCTGCATGCCAGCTGGAATACGCTGTTACGCGGCGGCACGGATCGCTTATGGTCCATGACCATCATGTGCGCGACGATAGCCCTCACCTGCATTGTCGTGGCGCCGTTTTTACCCTTGCCGGCTTATGCAAGCTGGAAATATGCGCTGCTGTCAGCGGTGCTGCATGTCGGTTATAACCTGTCTCTGGTACGCAGTTATCAGAGCGGCGATCTCGGGCAAACCTACCCGATTGCGCGCGGTGCTTCACCGCTGATGGTGACCCTGGCGGCGGCTCTGTTTGTCGGGGAAAAAATGGCCGTGAACGCGCTTGCTGGCATTGGGTTGATTTCCGGCGGTATTCTGCTGCTTGTCCTGCAACGCCGTCGCCTGGCGCTACCGGGTCTGAAATATTCGCTGGTCACTGGCGCGTTTATCGCCGCTTATAGCGTGGTGGATGGCATTGGCGTGCGCATCGCGGGTAATGCCATCGCCTATACCGTGTGGATGAGTGCGTTATGGGGCGCGCTGATGCCCGCGCTCTATATCGGGCTTCGCGGTACAAAAAGTTTACTGCGCTGGCGTCCCGATGTATGGCCTGCCGCCGCCGGCGGGCTGGTTTCGCTGCTGGCTTACGGCATCATTATTTATGCGATGGCGACCGCGCCAATGGGGGCAGTTTCAGCGCTGCGTGAAACCAGCGTTCTGTTTGCGGCGCTACTGGGTTATCTGTTTCTCGGCGAGACGTTAACGCTAAGAAAAGTGCTGGCGTGTATGGTGATCGCGACCGGCACGGTAATGATTGGTTAA
- a CDS encoding oxidoreductase, whose translation MSNFPTIALLGPGAIGTSIAAALHEVGRAPVLCGRTAHPQLILRHDEGEIVVPGPVLSDPAALHKPFDLVFVAVKTTQVAQSAAWLATLCDENTVVCALQNGVEQKNQLAPLVNGASVLPSVVWFPAQREPDASVWLRARPRLTLPDVPQAERVVKALSDTRCAVELSADFTSIAWRKLLQNAVAGLMVLANRRAGMFTREDITALALAYLRECLTVARAEGAVLSDNVAREIVDGFHRAPADLGTSILADRQANRPLEWDIRNGVVQRYGRTHGIATPISDVVVPLLAAGSEGPG comes from the coding sequence ATGTCTAATTTTCCGACAATTGCGCTGCTTGGCCCGGGGGCTATCGGCACGAGTATCGCGGCGGCGCTGCACGAAGTGGGCCGCGCTCCCGTTTTATGCGGACGTACCGCGCACCCGCAGTTGATTCTGCGCCACGATGAGGGGGAAATTGTGGTGCCCGGCCCGGTATTGAGCGATCCGGCAGCGCTGCATAAGCCGTTCGATCTGGTGTTTGTGGCGGTGAAAACCACGCAGGTTGCGCAGAGCGCCGCCTGGCTGGCGACGTTATGCGATGAAAACACCGTTGTGTGCGCGCTGCAAAATGGCGTCGAGCAAAAAAACCAGCTCGCTCCACTGGTCAACGGCGCAAGCGTGCTGCCGTCCGTCGTCTGGTTCCCGGCGCAGCGTGAGCCGGATGCCTCTGTCTGGCTGCGCGCCAGACCGCGCCTGACGCTGCCGGACGTGCCGCAGGCAGAACGGGTGGTGAAAGCGCTCAGCGACACACGCTGCGCGGTTGAATTGTCAGCGGATTTTACGTCGATCGCCTGGCGCAAGCTGTTGCAGAATGCGGTCGCTGGCCTGATGGTGCTCGCCAATCGCCGTGCCGGCATGTTCACACGCGAGGATATCACCGCGCTGGCGCTGGCGTACCTGCGTGAATGCCTGACGGTTGCGCGGGCGGAAGGCGCGGTGCTCAGCGATAACGTTGCCCGGGAGATTGTGGACGGTTTTCACCGTGCGCCAGCGGACTTAGGCACGTCAATTCTCGCCGACCGCCAGGCGAATCGCCCGCTGGAGTGGGATATCCGTAACGGTGTGGTGCAGCGCTATGGCCGCACGCATGGCATCGCCACGCCCATCAGCGATGTGGTGGTTCCACTGCTGGCCGCAGGCAGTGAAGGACCCGGTTGA
- a CDS encoding phosphoketolase family protein: protein MTQISSLSDHEIQLLDRYWRAANYLSVGQIYLMDNPLLREPLRPEHIKPRLLGHWGTTPGLNFIYVHLNRAIRQRDLDMIYICGPGHGGPGMVANTWLEGSYSEIYPQISQNADGMKKLFRQFSFPGGIPSHAAPETPGSINEGGELGYSLAHAFGAVFDNPSLIAACVIGDGEAETGPLASSWHGIKFLNAARDGAVLPILHLNGYKIANPTLLGRTSDDDLQQLFRGYGYEPLFVSGHEPARMHRLMAQTLEQALNSIRDYQQQARSGEAQTTVPRWPLIILRSPKGWTGPQTVDGKKVEDFWRAHQVPVSSCRENDEHRQLLEQWMRSYQPDDLFDASGQLKTELQVLAPVGDKRMGASPWANGGRLRRELVTPDLHHYAVEVTSPGETQAESTAALGAYLAGIFEHNRDNFRLFGPDETASNRLSKVFDVTNRTWQEPLKPYDEQLARDGRVMEILSEHQCQGWLEGYLLTGRHGLFNCYEAFIHIVDSMFNQHAKWLKVTRNLPWRAPISSLNYLLSSHVWRQDHNGYSHQDPGFIDHVANKKADIVRIYLPPDANTLLCVADHCLKTWDRINVIVAGKQPAPQWLNLDDAAKHCAAGMGIWSWAGNVQQNETPDVVMACAGDVPTMETLAAVDLLRHYLPELRVQVVNVVDLMALQTQDQHPHGLSEEAFEAVFTADKPVIFAFHGYPSLIHRLTYQRNNHRHFHVHGFMEEGTTTTPFDMTVLNELDRFHLAQEAILRVPSLQGKADDILEDLAQKIAAHHQYVREYGEDLPEVQNWKWPSQQGEGNVPE, encoded by the coding sequence ATGACACAGATATCGTCTCTCTCTGACCACGAAATTCAGCTGCTTGATCGCTACTGGCGCGCGGCCAATTATCTCTCTGTCGGGCAAATCTACCTGATGGATAACCCGCTACTGCGCGAGCCGCTCAGGCCGGAACATATCAAACCGCGCCTGCTGGGCCACTGGGGTACCACGCCGGGGCTGAATTTTATCTATGTTCATCTCAACCGCGCCATACGCCAGCGCGATCTCGATATGATTTATATCTGCGGCCCCGGCCATGGCGGGCCAGGCATGGTGGCCAACACCTGGCTTGAGGGGAGCTACAGCGAAATCTACCCGCAGATAAGCCAGAACGCTGACGGCATGAAGAAGCTGTTCCGCCAGTTTTCTTTCCCCGGCGGCATCCCCAGCCACGCCGCGCCCGAAACGCCCGGTTCGATTAATGAAGGCGGCGAGCTGGGTTACTCACTTGCTCATGCGTTTGGCGCGGTGTTCGATAACCCGTCCCTGATTGCCGCCTGCGTGATTGGCGATGGCGAAGCGGAAACCGGCCCGCTGGCCTCAAGCTGGCACGGCATAAAATTTCTCAACGCCGCCCGCGACGGCGCGGTACTACCGATCCTGCACCTGAACGGGTACAAAATTGCCAACCCTACGCTTCTCGGGCGCACCAGCGATGATGATTTACAACAGCTCTTTCGCGGCTACGGCTACGAACCGCTGTTTGTCAGCGGCCATGAACCCGCCAGGATGCACCGCCTGATGGCACAAACGCTGGAACAGGCGCTGAACAGCATCCGTGACTATCAGCAGCAGGCGCGCAGTGGCGAGGCGCAGACCACCGTGCCGCGCTGGCCACTGATCATTCTGCGCAGCCCCAAAGGCTGGACAGGCCCGCAAACCGTCGATGGCAAAAAAGTGGAGGATTTCTGGCGCGCGCACCAGGTTCCGGTTTCATCATGCCGTGAAAACGATGAGCACCGGCAACTGCTGGAACAGTGGATGCGCAGCTATCAGCCAGACGATCTTTTCGATGCATCGGGACAACTCAAAACAGAACTACAGGTACTGGCTCCGGTCGGCGATAAGCGCATGGGCGCGTCGCCGTGGGCCAACGGTGGTCGTTTACGCCGGGAACTGGTGACGCCGGACCTGCATCACTACGCCGTCGAAGTGACCTCCCCGGGCGAAACGCAGGCCGAATCCACCGCCGCGCTGGGCGCCTATCTGGCCGGTATTTTCGAACACAACCGCGATAATTTCCGGCTGTTTGGCCCCGACGAAACGGCCTCCAACCGGTTGAGTAAAGTGTTCGACGTAACGAATCGCACCTGGCAGGAGCCGCTTAAACCCTATGATGAGCAACTGGCGCGCGATGGTCGGGTGATGGAGATCCTGAGCGAACATCAATGCCAGGGCTGGCTTGAGGGCTATTTGCTGACCGGGCGTCACGGGCTGTTCAACTGTTATGAGGCGTTTATTCATATTGTCGACTCGATGTTTAACCAGCATGCGAAGTGGCTGAAAGTGACGCGCAACCTGCCCTGGCGCGCGCCGATATCGTCGCTCAACTACCTGCTCTCCTCGCATGTCTGGCGCCAGGATCACAATGGCTACAGCCATCAGGACCCCGGTTTTATCGATCATGTCGCCAATAAAAAAGCGGATATTGTGCGCATTTACCTGCCGCCGGATGCCAATACCCTGCTGTGTGTCGCCGACCACTGCCTGAAAACCTGGGATCGCATTAACGTCATCGTCGCCGGGAAACAGCCTGCGCCTCAGTGGTTAAACCTCGATGACGCGGCAAAACACTGCGCTGCAGGAATGGGGATCTGGTCGTGGGCCGGAAACGTGCAGCAGAACGAAACTCCGGATGTGGTGATGGCCTGCGCGGGCGACGTGCCGACCATGGAAACCCTCGCTGCGGTCGACCTGCTGCGTCATTACCTGCCGGAGCTGCGTGTTCAGGTGGTGAACGTCGTGGATCTCATGGCGCTGCAAACCCAGGATCAGCATCCGCATGGCCTGAGCGAAGAGGCCTTCGAGGCGGTATTTACTGCCGATAAGCCGGTGATTTTTGCCTTCCACGGCTACCCGAGTCTGATTCACCGCCTCACTTATCAGCGCAACAACCACCGCCATTTTCACGTGCATGGCTTTATGGAAGAAGGCACCACCACTACGCCATTTGATATGACCGTGCTCAATGAACTGGATCGTTTTCACCTGGCGCAGGAGGCGATTTTGCGCGTGCCGTCGTTACAGGGCAAAGCGGATGACATCCTGGAGGATCTGGCGCAAAAAATTGCCGCGCACCATCAGTATGTTCGCGAATATGGCGAAGACTTGCCTGAAGTGCAGAACTGGAAATGGCCATCGCAGCAAGGGGAAGGTAACGTACCGGAGTAA
- the cfa gene encoding cyclopropane fatty acyl phospholipid synthase has translation MANECTVDVISKPGHWLRIVQELLSQAGIMINGPEPWDIRVHDTRFFRRVLQQGSLGLGESYMEGWWDCKQLDAFFDKLLRARLDEQRPARLADLMRIAAARIINPQSRRRAWQVGEVHYDLGNDLFSRMLDPHMQYSCGYWKNADELCAAQEDKLALICEKLQLKPGMTLLDIGCGWGGLAQYAARHYGVSVEGITISAEQKAYAESHSEGLDIRILLQDYRDLDKRYDRIVSVGMFEHVGPKNYATYFNAVDRCLKPDGLFLLHSIGSNKTLHNVDPWINKYIFPNGCLPSLKQITEASEPYFVIEDVHNFGADYDKTLMAWHRRFNQAWPQIAGNYSTQFHRMFNYYLTACAGAFRARNIQLWQIVLSRGVTGGLRVAR, from the coding sequence ATGGCTAACGAATGTACCGTCGATGTGATCAGTAAACCCGGCCACTGGCTGCGGATCGTCCAGGAACTGCTGTCCCAGGCAGGCATCATGATTAATGGTCCCGAGCCCTGGGATATCCGCGTGCATGACACGCGTTTTTTCAGGCGCGTGTTGCAGCAGGGTTCACTCGGGCTCGGTGAAAGTTATATGGAGGGCTGGTGGGATTGCAAACAGCTCGATGCGTTTTTTGACAAGCTATTGCGCGCCAGACTTGATGAGCAGCGCCCGGCGCGTTTGGCCGACCTGATGCGCATTGCCGCGGCTCGCATCATCAACCCTCAGTCCCGTCGCCGCGCCTGGCAAGTGGGCGAAGTGCATTACGATCTGGGTAACGATCTGTTTAGCCGCATGCTCGATCCCCATATGCAGTACTCCTGCGGTTACTGGAAAAACGCCGATGAACTCTGCGCGGCGCAGGAGGATAAGCTCGCGCTGATCTGTGAAAAACTGCAGCTTAAACCGGGCATGACGCTGCTGGATATTGGCTGCGGCTGGGGCGGTTTAGCGCAATACGCGGCGCGCCATTATGGTGTCAGCGTTGAAGGCATCACCATTTCGGCAGAGCAAAAAGCCTACGCCGAAAGCCACAGCGAGGGGCTGGATATTCGCATCCTGTTGCAGGATTACCGCGATCTGGATAAACGCTATGACCGCATCGTCTCCGTCGGCATGTTCGAACATGTCGGGCCGAAAAACTATGCGACCTACTTTAACGCCGTCGATCGCTGCCTGAAGCCAGATGGTCTGTTTTTACTGCACTCCATCGGGTCGAATAAAACCCTGCATAATGTCGATCCCTGGATCAATAAATACATTTTCCCGAATGGCTGCCTGCCCTCCTTAAAACAGATTACCGAAGCCAGCGAGCCCTATTTTGTTATCGAAGATGTGCATAATTTCGGTGCCGATTACGACAAAACATTAATGGCCTGGCATCGCCGTTTTAATCAGGCCTGGCCGCAAATAGCAGGCAATTACTCCACGCAATTTCATCGCATGTTTAATTATTACCTCACCGCCTGCGCGGGCGCATTTCGCGCCAGAAATATCCAGCTCTGGCAAATCGTATTAAGCCGCGGCGTCACCGGCGGGCTGCGCGTGGCGCGCTAA